The proteins below are encoded in one region of Prevotella melaninogenica ATCC 25845:
- a CDS encoding lactate utilization protein C translates to MNKEDLFSKLRRNTKEQFDMPEKPIEGIKYQDVVQQFIEMSHIVGCEVIEAKAEDDINALIQKAYPDAKILASSIKGIKADLNPDTVSKAQDLDGTDVGIIQGEIAVAENGCVWVPQTMKERVVCFISENLVILVQRNNIVNNMHEAYKKINMTDYGYGCFISGPSKTADIEQALVMGAQAARGVTVIIIG, encoded by the coding sequence ATGAATAAAGAAGATTTATTTAGCAAATTACGACGTAATACAAAAGAACAGTTTGATATGCCCGAGAAGCCTATTGAGGGTATTAAATATCAAGATGTAGTACAGCAATTTATCGAGATGAGTCATATTGTAGGCTGTGAAGTCATTGAAGCTAAGGCAGAAGATGATATCAATGCACTGATACAAAAGGCTTATCCTGACGCTAAGATATTGGCTTCAAGTATAAAAGGAATAAAGGCAGACCTTAATCCTGACACTGTTTCAAAGGCACAAGACCTCGATGGAACAGATGTAGGAATCATTCAGGGAGAAATTGCTGTAGCAGAGAACGGATGTGTATGGGTACCACAAACAATGAAAGAAAGAGTTGTTTGTTTCATCTCAGAGAACCTTGTAATCCTCGTTCAACGTAACAATATCGTCAATAATATGCATGAAGCATATAAAAAGATTAACATGACAGACTATGGTTACGGCTGTTTTATATCCGGTCCAAGCAAAACAGCCGATATAGAACAAGCACTTGTTATGGGAGCACAAGCAGCACGTGGAGTCACAGTTATCATAATAGGATAA
- a CDS encoding LUD domain-containing protein, whose translation MSTYHSKKAKEFLKDPKKVERHDRTFWSLRQKRDAAAAELPEWEDLREHASRIKEHTATHLADYLEQFSNSLERNGVIVHFAKDAQEFNEMVYGILESHKVKKLVKSKSMLTEECEMNPYLIKRGINVVESDLGERILQLMHLKPAHIVMPAIFLTREEIGEMFEEKGISKEKGNYDPTYLTRCARENLRGDFMDADAGLTGCNFGVAATGDCVVCTNEGNADMSTSVPKLHIVAMGIEKVIPDYDSLAVFQRLLARCGTGQPSTAFTSQFRKARPGGEMHVILVDNGRSDMIANKEHWMTLKCIRCGACMNTCPVYRRSGGYSYSYFIPGPIGVNLGMLKNPKLHSGNVSACSLCLSCDCVCPAKVTPGSQIYRWRQSLETYGTENKEKKVMAEGMKVVYENYHIYDALLRNSSVANHIPESLMDIKLNPWSIGHTMPKFAKKPFHVIFKHAMEELKHE comes from the coding sequence ATGTCAACATATCATTCTAAAAAAGCAAAAGAGTTTCTGAAAGACCCTAAGAAGGTTGAACGACATGACCGTACATTTTGGTCATTACGTCAGAAAAGAGATGCTGCAGCGGCAGAGCTACCAGAATGGGAGGATTTACGTGAACATGCAAGTCGAATAAAAGAGCATACAGCAACCCATTTAGCTGACTATTTAGAGCAATTCTCTAATAGTTTGGAACGTAATGGTGTTATTGTTCATTTTGCTAAAGATGCACAAGAGTTTAATGAAATGGTTTATGGGATACTTGAATCTCATAAAGTAAAGAAACTCGTTAAATCTAAATCAATGCTGACCGAGGAATGCGAAATGAATCCTTATCTGATAAAGAGAGGAATCAATGTCGTTGAATCCGACCTTGGTGAGCGTATTCTTCAACTTATGCATTTGAAGCCAGCGCATATTGTTATGCCTGCTATTTTCTTGACTCGTGAAGAGATTGGAGAGATGTTTGAAGAGAAAGGAATCTCTAAAGAGAAAGGAAATTATGACCCAACTTATCTTACACGTTGTGCACGTGAAAATTTGCGTGGTGATTTTATGGATGCTGATGCAGGACTGACAGGTTGTAACTTTGGTGTTGCTGCGACAGGAGATTGCGTTGTCTGCACTAATGAAGGTAATGCTGACATGTCAACTTCAGTACCTAAATTACATATTGTTGCCATGGGTATTGAGAAAGTTATTCCTGATTATGATTCGTTGGCAGTGTTCCAACGCTTATTAGCACGCTGTGGAACAGGACAACCATCAACTGCCTTTACCTCTCAATTTCGTAAGGCACGACCAGGAGGTGAGATGCATGTAATATTAGTAGACAATGGTCGTAGTGACATGATTGCTAATAAAGAACATTGGATGACACTGAAGTGTATTCGATGTGGTGCATGTATGAATACTTGCCCAGTCTATCGTCGTTCAGGAGGTTATTCATATAGTTACTTTATTCCAGGTCCTATTGGAGTTAATCTTGGTATGCTAAAGAATCCAAAACTGCATAGTGGGAATGTGTCTGCATGCTCATTATGTTTGAGTTGTGATTGTGTTTGCCCTGCAAAGGTAACTCCTGGTAGTCAGATTTATCGATGGCGTCAAAGCCTTGAAACGTATGGAACAGAGAACAAAGAAAAGAAAGTGATGGCAGAAGGAATGAAAGTTGTTTACGAAAACTATCATATTTATGATGCTTTACTTCGTAATTCATCAGTAGCCAATCACATACCAGAATCGCTAATGGATATAAAGCTTAATCCATGGAGCATTGGTCATACAATGCCAAAGTTTGCGAAAAAGCCTTTCCATGTCATATTTAAGCACGCAATGGAGGAATTGAAGCATGAATAA
- a CDS encoding (Fe-S)-binding protein produces the protein MRVGLFIPCYVDALYPQVGVATYKLLKKLKIDVVYPEHQTCCGQPMANGGFQRMSNHLAGRFEDKFKDFDYIVTPSVSCAAFVRVNYPQILDHECQTPKKTMELVEFLHDVLKVKKLPGSFPHVVSVHNSCHGVRELTLSTPSELQEKPVNKIVELLKLKEGIMVKEPDRKDECCGFGGMFAVEEPYISTAMGNDKVKRHMDTGAEFITGSDSSCLMHMQGVAGKNHYPIKFMHVAEILAAGL, from the coding sequence ATGAGAGTTGGTCTCTTTATTCCATGTTACGTCGATGCACTTTATCCACAAGTAGGCGTAGCAACTTATAAGCTTTTGAAAAAGCTAAAAATAGATGTTGTCTATCCCGAACATCAGACTTGTTGTGGTCAACCAATGGCAAATGGTGGCTTTCAGCGTATGTCAAATCACCTTGCTGGACGTTTTGAGGATAAGTTTAAAGACTTCGATTATATCGTAACACCGAGTGTTTCTTGTGCTGCTTTTGTGCGGGTTAATTACCCACAAATACTCGATCATGAGTGTCAGACACCTAAGAAAACAATGGAGTTGGTAGAATTCTTACACGATGTTCTGAAGGTAAAGAAACTTCCTGGAAGTTTTCCTCATGTCGTGTCTGTTCATAACTCTTGTCATGGTGTACGTGAATTAACGCTTAGTACACCTTCTGAATTGCAAGAGAAACCTGTAAATAAGATAGTTGAATTATTGAAACTCAAGGAAGGTATCATGGTTAAAGAACCTGATCGCAAGGATGAATGTTGCGGTTTTGGTGGTATGTTTGCTGTTGAAGAACCTTATATCAGCACTGCTATGGGTAACGATAAAGTGAAACGTCATATGGATACGGGAGCTGAGTTTATTACTGGTTCGGATAGTTCATGCTTAATGCACATGCAGGGTGTAGCAGGAAAGAACCACTATCCTATCAAGTTCATGCATGTAGCTGAGATCTTAGCTGCAGGTTTATGA